A genome region from Etheostoma cragini isolate CJK2018 chromosome 4, CSU_Ecrag_1.0, whole genome shotgun sequence includes the following:
- the LOC117943397 gene encoding cytochrome c oxidase subunit NDUFA4: MIKTMFEHAKKHPGLIPQFFFLTLGITGATFYLIRLARGPHVTLWDKKNNPEPWNRLDPTYQYKFVAVNTDYKNLKKDGPDF; the protein is encoded by the exons atGATTAAGACCATGTTtgaacatgcaaagaaacatcCTGGG TTAATCCCTCAATTTTTCTTCCTGACTCTGGGCATCACAGGGGCCACCTTCTATCTGATCCGCCTGGCAAGAGGACCTCATGTCAC CCTGTGGGACAAGAAGAACAACCCAGAGCCCTGGAACAGGCTCGACCCAACCTACCAGTACAAG TTTGTGGCGGTCAACACGGACTACAAGAACCTGAAGAAAGATGGCCCTGACTTCTAA
- the fam210b gene encoding protein FAM210B, mitochondrial: MFLCRTRKLSEAALDQALKSSSSFLAQVKANRLRDVTLTLRKGYTFQRYRCSCVSVGGFDTTPVHLVKQLQPGRQPVRNLDLSCAFDWGHLDRVATIAVNLSKRGQSEGGYVDVITQRLVHANRRHGSIGELVGNGSFTGNWGVSSRLCSTGTMQTRALSTKQSDAGDEQKANNKGDEQNLKESSTTSSSTAKAPREPEGEKPNKTQQLKKVFKEYGAVGVSFHIGISLMSLGMFYLLLSSGIDMTAVLCKVGFSEAVVQSKMAAGTSTFVLAYAVHKLFAPVRISITLVSVPLIVRYFRKTGLFKPPTPAP; this comes from the exons ATGTTTTTGTGTCGCACGAGGAAGCTGTCTGAAGCGGCTCTGGATCAGGCTCTCAAGTCATCGAGCTCGTTTCTAGCGCAAGTCAAAGCAAACAGACTGAGAGACGTCACTTTGACATTACGCAAAGGTTACACGTTTCAACGTTACCGGTGTTCCTGTGTATCCGTCGGAGGGTTCGACACAACTCCTGTGCACCTGGTGAAACAACTACAACCGGGTCGGCAACCTGTCCGAAACCTGGACTTATCGTGTGCTTTTGACTGGGGACATTTGGACCGGGTGGCTACTATAGCCGTGAATCTCTCTAAACGCGGGCAAAGTGAAGGCGGTTATGTAGATGTTATCACGCAGCGGCTCGTACATGCAAACAGACGCCACGGCAGCATAGGAGAGTTGGTGGGTAATGGTTCGTTTACAGGTAACTGGGGGGTTTCGAGTCGACTGTGCTCTACAGGGACCATGCAGACCAGAGCCTTATCCACGAAGCAGAGCGACGCTGGCGATGAGCAGAAAGCTAACAACAAAGGG GACGAGCAGAATTTAAAGGAGTCCTCTACTACCTCCTCATCTACAGCTAAGGCCCCAAGGGAGCCGGAGGGAGAAAAACCAAACAAGACCCAGCAGCTAAAGAAAGTCTTCAAGGAGTATGGAGCGGTCGGAGTTTCCTTTCACATTGGAATCTCCCTGATGTCCCTCGGAATGTTCTATCTTCTTCTATCCAG TGGGATTGATATGACTGCCGTGCTCTGCAAAGTGGGCTTCAGCGAGGCGGTCGTTCAGTCTAAAATGGCAGCAGGGACGAGCACGTTTGTCTTGGCCTACGCCGTCCACAAGCTCTTCGCTCCGGTTCGCATCAGCATCACTCTGGTGTCTGTGCCTCTCATCGTGCGCTACTTTAGAAAGACTGGTCTCTTCAAACCACCCACACCTGCACCCTGA